The following coding sequences are from one Megamonas funiformis window:
- a CDS encoding glycosyltransferase family 2 protein yields MIKISIIIPVYNVEKYLATCLDSVINQTYKNLEILLIDDGSTDSSGLICEQYSKKDTRIKTIHKKNGGLSDARNVGISYASGDYISFIDSDDFIDINTFTILNQYIKQYNADIITFNYYDYYNKDKISPHLLFNNLKFYAQQEFHSTFAKDLFNKYEMNVTAWNKVYKRKIFNNIKFPYGKLFEDTFSAIYILNQCNNILVIPDTLYYYRRRNDSIIGKHIQEKKYNIINIDSIEAKIMSAVDFYIFANHNKESTEMLFRILKNSLDDILFSANRNQYKNYELALIYLLKNLYKKPQLSLKIKFGILKRCFNIELYRRLIILFKK; encoded by the coding sequence ATGATTAAAATAAGTATAATCATTCCTGTTTATAATGTAGAAAAATATCTTGCAACTTGCTTAGATAGTGTTATAAATCAAACATATAAAAATTTAGAAATTCTTCTAATTGATGATGGTTCTACTGATTCCTCTGGCTTAATTTGCGAACAATATTCTAAAAAAGATACTAGAATAAAAACTATTCATAAAAAAAATGGTGGTTTAAGTGATGCTAGAAATGTTGGTATATCTTATGCCTCTGGAGATTATATCTCCTTTATTGATTCTGATGATTTTATTGATATAAACACTTTTACTATTCTAAATCAATATATAAAACAATATAACGCAGACATAATTACATTTAATTATTATGATTATTATAATAAAGATAAAATATCTCCTCATTTACTTTTTAATAACTTAAAATTTTACGCTCAACAAGAATTTCACTCTACTTTTGCTAAAGATTTATTTAATAAATATGAAATGAATGTTACTGCATGGAATAAAGTATATAAAAGAAAAATATTTAATAATATAAAGTTTCCATATGGAAAATTATTTGAAGATACTTTTTCAGCTATATATATACTCAATCAATGCAACAACATTTTAGTTATACCTGATACTTTATATTATTATAGACGTAGAAATGATAGTATCATTGGTAAACATATTCAAGAAAAAAAGTATAATATTATTAATATCGATTCTATTGAAGCCAAAATTATGTCTGCTGTTGATTTTTATATTTTTGCTAATCATAATAAAGAATCAACAGAAATGTTATTTCGTATTTTAAAGAACTCTCTTGATGATATTCTATTTTCTGCTAATAGAAATCAATATAAGAATTATGAATTAGCTTTAATTTATTTATTAAAAAATCTTTATAAAAAACCCCAGCTATCTCTAAAAATAAAATTTGGAATATTAAAACGTTGTTTTAATATAGAATTATATCGTAGATTAATAATATTATTTAAAAAATAA
- a CDS encoding glycosyltransferase family 2 protein, which produces MNKISIIIPIYNVEQYLPQCLDSIINQTYKNLEIILINDGSTDNSGKICDNYAKVDNRIHVFHKKNEGVSSARNLGLEKCTGDFIGFVDPDDFIELNMYELLYNEQQKTNADIVWCNYYNYFSNEHYNIVNIFNENKLYKLPFAINKLGIDLFINKYYEHSHLWSKLYKKSIFDNIKFPYKKTLEDLSIFLPTLMKANIICVIPQALYYYRNNRINSLINLSNKQTINIEAIETYIIFSLDYAYYFPNYPYKNILLFNSYKNAFDICMKKNCYTLYQKILIYQLKKLLLTTLPLNIKYRILKRYILFLLRTLLRRFL; this is translated from the coding sequence ATGAATAAAATTAGTATTATTATTCCTATTTATAACGTAGAACAATATTTACCACAATGTTTAGATAGTATTATTAATCAAACATATAAAAATTTGGAAATTATTTTGATAAATGATGGTTCTACTGACAATTCTGGTAAAATTTGTGACAATTATGCTAAAGTAGATAATCGCATCCATGTTTTTCATAAAAAAAATGAAGGTGTTAGTTCTGCTCGTAATCTAGGATTAGAGAAGTGTACTGGTGATTTTATAGGTTTTGTTGACCCAGATGATTTTATAGAACTTAATATGTATGAACTACTCTATAATGAGCAACAAAAAACAAATGCTGATATTGTTTGGTGTAATTATTATAATTATTTTTCTAACGAACATTATAATATAGTAAATATATTTAATGAAAATAAACTCTATAAATTACCTTTTGCAATAAATAAATTAGGTATTGATTTATTTATTAATAAATATTATGAACACTCTCATCTTTGGTCCAAATTGTATAAAAAATCTATATTTGATAATATAAAATTTCCTTATAAGAAAACATTAGAAGATCTTTCTATTTTTTTACCTACTCTTATGAAAGCAAATATAATTTGTGTAATACCTCAAGCATTATATTATTATAGAAATAATCGAATAAATAGCCTTATTAATCTTTCTAATAAACAAACAATAAATATAGAAGCTATTGAAACTTATATAATTTTTTCTTTAGACTATGCATACTATTTTCCTAATTATCCTTATAAAAATATACTCCTTTTTAATTCTTATAAAAATGCTTTTGATATATGCATGAAAAAAAATTGTTATACTTTATATCAAAAAATATTAATTTATCAATTAAAAAAATTATTATTAACCACTTTACCTTTAAATATAAAATATCGTATCCTTAAAAGATATATTTTATTTCTACTTAGAACTCTATTAAGGAGGTTTTTATGA
- a CDS encoding O-antigen ligase family protein: MFLAGVNLLIIPFILTYSLNKTTYYNKLHWLFRFTIFINIPALIFENTRIVWLAFCIIFPLVIFLGIKNKFKAFLIICCIAIYSFGIFQMSPQSTNRLESITNNSYENQPNYERLLMWQSASNMFIEHPIFGVGYGNYYTNYISEYRSPLAREYQRHPHNTFLEKLSEAGILGGISYLLLILYFIFNSVKTFIKNKNPINLSYLACILAYSIGCLTDCLYSSYNLKELTYIFYLFTGIYLILNSYIKQEHQYE, from the coding sequence ATGTTTTTAGCTGGTGTTAATTTATTAATAATACCATTTATTCTAACTTATTCTCTAAATAAAACTACATATTATAATAAATTACATTGGTTATTTCGTTTTACTATTTTTATAAATATTCCTGCTTTAATATTTGAAAATACTCGTATTGTTTGGTTAGCTTTTTGTATCATTTTTCCATTAGTAATTTTCCTAGGAATAAAAAATAAATTCAAAGCATTTCTTATCATTTGCTGTATAGCTATCTATAGCTTTGGAATCTTCCAAATGTCTCCACAATCTACAAATAGATTAGAAAGTATTACTAATAATAGCTATGAAAACCAACCTAATTATGAACGTTTATTAATGTGGCAATCAGCTTCTAATATGTTTATTGAACATCCTATTTTTGGTGTAGGCTATGGAAATTACTATACTAACTATATTTCAGAATATCGTTCTCCTTTAGCCAGAGAATACCAACGTCACCCACACAATACGTTCTTAGAAAAATTATCTGAAGCTGGTATTTTAGGAGGTATTAGTTATTTATTGCTAATATTATATTTTATTTTTAATAGCGTAAAAACTTTTATAAAAAACAAAAATCCTATTAATTTATCTTATTTAGCTTGCATATTAGCATATTCTATTGGTTGCTTAACAGATTGTTTATATTCATCATACAATTTAAAAGAATTAACTTATATATTTTACTTATTTACAGGAATATATTTGATTTTAAATTCTTATATAAAACAGGAGCATCAATATGAATAA
- a CDS encoding IS982 family transposase, giving the protein MLNQSHCKLNTLKFQSHLLNWYKFIQPLYQKYVPSSIRHRRNIQHCKLDDVLVISLLCWQVELKITTQLRFYYFLQNNIFPKSSLPERSRFNRICNNAFCFLQWIRIGILKQHSNNPKYTIIDSLPLPLCQPLRNKRCKVLTDYADIGYNATKKQYYYGLKGSFEVGSDGYIWAYTLSKASKHDIKMVEDLLRQYRCQYILADQGYLSNELKKKLEKEGIWFWTPSRKNMKEKKQENSKFLKKKRKYIETVFSKLVNLFDIERIRVQSILGFRLRLEQCLLVYTIKNELAQ; this is encoded by the coding sequence ATGTTGAACCAATCTCATTGTAAGCTAAATACTTTAAAATTTCAATCCCATTTATTAAATTGGTACAAATTTATTCAACCTTTATACCAAAAATATGTTCCTTCTTCTATTCGCCATCGCAGAAATATTCAGCACTGTAAATTAGATGATGTCCTTGTTATTTCTTTACTTTGTTGGCAAGTTGAGCTTAAAATTACTACTCAGCTTCGTTTTTATTACTTTTTGCAAAATAATATTTTTCCTAAATCTTCTCTTCCTGAGCGTTCACGTTTTAATCGTATTTGCAATAATGCTTTTTGTTTTTTGCAATGGATACGTATTGGTATATTAAAACAACATTCAAATAATCCTAAATACACAATTATTGACAGTTTACCACTACCATTATGTCAACCTCTTCGTAATAAAAGATGTAAAGTACTTACAGATTATGCAGATATTGGCTATAATGCCACTAAAAAGCAATATTATTATGGATTGAAAGGTAGCTTTGAAGTAGGAAGTGATGGATACATTTGGGCATATACATTGAGTAAAGCATCTAAACATGATATAAAAATGGTAGAAGATTTGTTAAGACAATATAGATGTCAATATATTTTAGCAGACCAAGGATATCTAAGTAATGAATTAAAAAAGAAATTGGAAAAAGAAGGAATATGGTTTTGGACACCATCAAGAAAAAATATGAAAGAAAAGAAACAAGAAAATAGTAAATTTCTAAAAAAGAAGAGGAAATATATAGAGACAGTATTTTCTAAATTAGTAAATTTATTTGATATAGAAAGAATAAGAGTACAATCTATTTTAGGATTTCGATTAAGATTGGAACAATGTTTATTAGTTTATACAATAAAAAATGAACTAGCACAATGA